The DNA region aacaaaacgaattcagggatgcaacccccctacctggcgcgccagctgtcggagggtaaAATTCTCAaacggggatccggagggaccccctttgagattcggatggggggatgattctgaatccgcttcataggtgaaataaatgggagtaaatgggatgcaggtggaatggaacgatcggatgcagaaacgagtaaatgctcaggggatttttagacaggttcgggtcgcactaatcgtaacaccctactcctgtatgtatgctataaatgttctgagaatgtctctctgagtatctgctgggttacaagaatatttgtctagtctagagcttcgtgctccttgttcttcgagactTATCTTCAGCTGATCCCGAACCGGTCCTGAACTCAACTTGTACTGAACTGGACCTCGTCTTTCTCCGAGGAGCCCGCCCAGCTTATATACCccccggggcggtagcgtgcctagaaaggatggcgcgagttccaagacgccataaatgaaaagcaaccatcatgggctgttgcgcgaggtgatggggagggttgaaaacacgcccccatccgttcttgttcgtcatcatgccgtttttcaacgggcgctgcggggagcagcccggcgtgcccacccggtcagagcaggtctgacacagcagggcggcaggcaggacgcctcgagctctgcgacgttatcccgaggcgcgctggatgacgcgcaatgggacccgtgcattaaatgtccccacgcctccctgccaggccgtggcagggactgacagcaagcgtgaggggagcagttggaagtgacaggccacgcgccctcttaaatgcggcatcgggcctctcacgagttgacacctcaccgctggacccttgtgggggccaccggcgaatgacttctcaggccctcggggagccgagtgctcgggggccactgttcgcagccccgagcactctctcccgaatatgccctttcttgttactctgggaaccgagtgcttgggggcccctgttcgtggccccgagcactttctcccagaacttgtcttttcttatcatcggggaacttgggtgcatAGGGGCTGCTGTTCGCAACCCCGAGTACTCTCTTTCCggtacttgatcttctcgggtcatcggggaactcgagtactcggggaccactgttcgtggccccgagcaccctcttccggaacttggtcttctcgtacctctgAGAGATAACCCgtgagggagggcgccacatggcactctgctattctggtctcgggactcggggacccccggttcctgtgtccCCGACAACGTCGATCGACCAATGACGTCAATCACATTTTGTTCTTCTAGAAGACGATATCGCTATGATGTCTAGGATCTCGTTCTTTTAGAAGACAGCGTCGTCAATAATGTATAGCTATTGATTGTGTTTAGCTAGCTAGATTTacgtgttctgaacaatgtgtgatgtgcaTCTATGTGATATTTTTAACCCTTGTGATATATGAATGCTTATGTTTTgagttctgaataatgtgtggTTGATATTCTGAACAATGTATCAATATGTtaatgtgttgtttaatttgtaaATCATGAAGTATGTATGTCATCTCATAAGGACAGCTAGGAAACAAAATTGCTTATAAGAGTGAAAGtttcatataaatatttttttttaaaaaactacgTCTATGATAATTAACACAGACAGGTTTAAACAAATACAGTATGAGATTCTAGATACTCACAGATGAGTTTCAATAAAAACCCGTCTATGATTCTTACTACGTACATATGGTATTCTAGAAAATTCATCTGTGTGTAACTTTATTATAGGCGGAGCTGAGACCATCTGTAACAAGATCGATATCACTAACACTTTTGCAGAGATCAAACATATAACCGTCTATGATAAAATTTAAACTCTGCCTATAATAACTCATTCTGAGATATTGCTAGAGTTTGGTTGACATAGATCTACATATATGTTGTCTAAGACGTTCCTCGAGCTACTAGAAGATAAAACCTCAGCCAAATATTATTCAGGGCATATTTAGAACGCGAGAATTTCATGGAAACTATTCAAAATAAGCTGAATCTAGGTTTAAGTCGTTAATCTCTCATCTTCCAGTAGAAGCGCTTGGCTAAGTTCCAGCTAGCTGAAATGCACGTGTTGATAATTAAACCGAAAAGGTCCAAATGAGCCGAAAAGTTTCAGGATAatggtttttaaaaaaattaatggtTTTTTcgttcaaaaaaattcaacaatGGTTATTTGAATAATTAGAATCCCTGTAGTAGTCCTTGGTGAAGGACTCTAATGTAAGGTTGGAACAGGATGCACATTTATATATAATGATGCGTGTGCTTGGTGCGTTAGGcctgtttgttttttgttttgatgGTGCATTCTAGCTTTTAAAATCTTAATTTAAAATAAGCATGATAATTTTATAGTCCACAATTCACAATCTAAGATCAGATTATACCATAATCTATAATTAGAAAAAAGCTACTTCAAACAgattgtgacacatatttaaCCGCCATCTCTTCTCTTCCtatcctacttaaaaaaaaacgtAAGAATCCTTCCTCCCACCTCAATGTTTTCTTCCGCTCTCAAGTTTTTCCGTCTGTCCCTTTTTACCGCCGTGCCTTCTTTCcctatccttttcttttccgcAACAAATTAACGCCCCCTTCCTTTTATTTCGCTCGATCACCCTCACGTGCGCAGACGGCTCCTCTGCCTGCCGCCGGCGGCCTGCGATCGGGGAGGGTAAGCCGGCAGAGGCGCCCCGCTCAGTGAATCCTCTGCCTGCAGCCGACGGCCTCACAACGGCCTCCTGCTGTGATCCCCTCTACCGCCAGGTCTCCGCCTCCCGGTGATCCTCATCACCATTCTGGCGCCACTGCGCGCCCGGAGATCCCTTGCCGACGTGCATCCGAAGCCTCTCGCCTTCTTCCTTCCCTTTCCCCTCTCGGTGGTCAAGTTCCTCTCGGCTCCCCTGCCCGGCGGTCGGTTCGTCTCGAAGCCTCGCACCAACATAGATCCCTTTGCGTTCTTTCATGGAAGCAAATCACGCCGCCTCTTCTGTACGGGCGCGGAGTGGCGATCCGTCCAGGCTTCCGACACTCCCGAGGAAAACCATCTCCTCTGATCCGATCTGTTCATCCCAGCTCTCCTCTGGTGACCAGCGATCATAGAGGAATTCAGGTCTATCTCTCTCTCGGCAGCAATTTAGTTTTTCGTTGCCGTTCGGTTTGTTCTGGAATCAAGCTGGAAATCTAATTAGGCAATCTAATCATGAATTGTTAGGATGTGTGATCTCGTAGTGGTAGTACTGCTTACAGATACTTGATAATTCATTCATGATAGAAATTTTTGCCCAtcttgtgtgatttttttttcttaacaccCGAAACGGAAGTGATTCTGATGTAAGCTACAATATTTTCATGAAATGTGCGATGATTATGGTTTTGTACACCGCATTATAGTGAGTTCAGTCTGGATTTGCCATTTGCCAAATTTGTGTAACCTGGTTCTTTAACTTTAGTGGCCTGGTTGTGGTAGTGATTGGTTTCGAGATTCTATTCATTAATTGTGTGTATTCCACCATTTTCATTATATTCCTATATAGATGAACAGAACCCGGATAGCCATTTTCTCTCATAGCTACATTTGCATAACTGAGCATTGATGCACATCGAGCTTGTTAGACAGAAGGTTCATCTGGTGTTTGTATGTCTATTTGCCTGATCTGGTGTTTCGTTTCGTTTATGCCTCAATGTTTCCCTTCTGCCTTTTTAGATTCCTTCTGAAATATTGGAAGtgtggaaggagaaggggaTGTCTTAGCAAGGACTAACAAAGAGGTAACTTTCTGATTGTTATGGAGATGGTGATCTACTTTGTATGACCTGTAAGAAACCTTTATTTTTAGCAcagtttcctttttctctttggattgaattttttttcttctcggGATGCACCTCTGGTAAGTTGGGTATCCCTGCGAAATGAGACAAAACATACTTTGTAGttctaagaaaaaaatatggagTGTCTACGAACTATGGAAGAGGTTAACCTGAGATTATCATTATTAAAGTGTCCCAATTATGCATCTTTAACTCGACATCCAAAAATAAGAAATCTCTTTACAGTCTCCAGTTTTTCTTATAACTGTCCGATAGCTGAGCTTTAATGTCTTATTTGATTACACAAATTCTGTTGGCATGGTTCAACTAAGGAGAGAAAGTACCTTAGGCAAGTAAACTGGATCCTGTTCTTGGATGCACAAGGTGGAAATACTATTATCACGATGGAGGCTAGGTGGCACTGATTTACTGTAATCCAGAAGTTCTTGTAGATGCGACGAATTCTAGGGAAAAAAGACATAAAAGTAGTTAGAGTCGTATCCCTGATTTAAGGTAGCCCATTGTTTGTTGGTTATACGAATATATTTGCTGAACACTCCGTATGTTGAGTTTTGAGTTAGAGGCTAGGTTTGCTTCCTGTTTGATAAATGTTTTTGCCACTACACACTGTGGAGAAGGTTAGTTTGTAGAATCACTATTTCGACAATATTAGTGGTATTACAATGCCTGGGTATCCGGATAGTTGGATGGCTAATATACAAACTCTTTAGTTCATTTGTTTCCACATGCTTTGTTCTCTTTTGGGTTTTCAAGAAGAAAGAACAGATACATTGTTGTTCTCTTTTGAGTCTATATAGAAATGTGGGTGATTTTTCACCTCTGATGCTCCAGAAAGAAAGTGTTTTTCATTCCTTAATCTGCAAACTTTTGGTATGTAAGCCCTTTTAGGTATTCAGTTGCGAGTGTCTGTGAAGTTGGCGTTTTCTCCAAACTTCCATATGCTTGTTGTCTGGTAGCAATTGGAAGGCCAGAGAACTTATAAAGACAGTGTTACATATTTCTTTTGATTTGAGCATCGAAAATTCAGAATATGCTCATGCGTTCAATCtgtctgctgctgctgattcCTTATTTTCTGACATAATACAGACCAGACAATAGTAAGATGTttcaattttagaaaaaaggGGATATCGAGCATCATACCAGAAAAGGTAATTTTCTATAATTGTGACTAAGTGACAGTTCGGATTTACTTAAATTGTTTGGGCAATTGGTCTGTTTTGCTATCTtcttttttgttgatttattGCTGAAATATAAACTCTTTTGAAATTCGCCAGTCACTTGGATGATTGATTTAGTTATTTAGAAATTTTCTATaattgtgtgatttttttttcttaatttgcCGGTTCTGCATGTATTTGAAACCATCAGGACATATGACTTAGACACCAATAGCAAGATTATTGTTCTGATGACATTTCACAGACGGCCGTTTCAGTTTTCACATTCCTATTATTATGATGTTCTTGATGAATGATGGCAAGTATAGGTAATTAGTAGTGTGATTTACTTGATTCATGTAAACATAGAAAACATGTACCTGCTGTCAGATCTGCAgatttgatttatttttttctatatcaGTCTAAACTATCTTATTTAGGGCAAAAATCATACTTTCTACCATCATTACTGTTTTGTGTATGTGATTAACATGAGTTACTATAAGTCTATTTGTAGCATGAGTTGAATGCGTCTCTACTGGTTTCTAAATACAGCTTTGATGCTACTAGCTATAAACAGAGCTACAAGTTTATAAGGAAAATAAGCATACAATTTTTACCATGGTTTAGAAATTAGCAGCAAACACAAATAAATCACAGGCATCTCCTGTCGATGCTCTCTTTTGTTTATTTTAGCATCTTAGGTGTTCAATGGTTTCCCCTTTTCCACTTGGCAGTATACATACCTTGTAATGGAATATTGGTCCTTTGTTGTCTTCATAGCAGATGGCGTCTTCGAAACGAGGCGGTGGTCGTTCGCCATTCAAGGACCTAACCAACACCCCAAACACAGGTAATGTTGATCAGCTACTTTGAAAAAATCCCGTCTCATACTCCATAACTAACTACATGTTGTACCTTTTTAGCTGGTGACAACAATAGCAATGTTGGTGGATCTACGACATCCGATACACAACCACCACTCGTAGATGCAAGAGAACGTAAGAGGCAAAGAGATAGGGACCGGTATGTGCTGAAAAAAGATGAAATACTAAAGAAGCGTCGTGAAGCATATCGGCGAAAGAAAGCTGAAGCCGCATTTGTAGATGTCGATAAGCATCAATCAGTGACTTTTCAGAACGATCAAATGGGATCAGGGCAATCCGCGCTTCCCGAACTAGGATGCACTCCAAATGCAAGAGGTGTTGTGCCCATACAAATTACTTGCAAGCATAATATCTACTTGATTTAACAAATTAGTGCATCAAATTTTGGTTCATTATGTTTGTAGGCATCCCCAATGTTGTTACGGAGTCATGTACGCCGATAAGTGGTACGACAAAGTCAACGTTTTTTGAGCAACCCACCGCATGCAACAAGGAAAATATGCCTCCTGGCGAGAGTAGTTATTGGGAATCCCTAGCTCATGCAGGTTTGTATTTAAATTTCAATGCGAAGTCATGTAAAGTTGTCTAAAGTTTTGTTGAACATGGTGCAGGTGACTTTCCTATACCATCTGGTGATATTCATGGCCTAGACAATATAATGGAATTGACTCTGACTCCAAGTGGGTCTCTAGGTACATTGAACGGTTATCTGCTTCTATATTTGCATATTCACattcaaaatataaaagtagGGCCTTGTAATGATAGAACTTTGAAACACACGCTCAACAAATACTCATATTCTTACTTGTTTTGACACATGCCAACATCTAGGTTCTTACATCTCCACTACTTAAAATATTCGTACATGATCCCTTGAGTTATCCTGTATAAACCTTGAATGTCCTGCTattatttcttgtttgttcCTTTGTTGGCGTGGACTGTTATACTTCTATAGGCTGGACCCTTGTTGGCCTTGCCGGCCTACGTAGACatctctatatatacatatacatacatatatatatatatacatatacatatatatacatatatatatatatacatatacatacatatatatatatacatatacatatatatacatatatatatacatatatacatagatatacatagatatatatacatatacacacatatatatatatacatacatatatacatagatatatatatatatatacatatacatatatacatatacatatatatacatatatatatatacatatatatacatatatatatatatgtattaaaaatatttctttaaatACATTTGACCTAAGTTCTACATCATGCATACTTAAAGTTCGTACATGGTCCCTTGAGTTATCCTGTATAAACCTTGAATGTCCTGCTATTATTTCTTGTTCGTTCCTCTGTTGGCGTGGACTGTTATACTTCTATAGGCTGGACCCTTGTTGTCCTTGCCGTCTTACGTAGAcatctctttatatatatatattaaaaatatttctttaaatACACTTGACCTAAGTTCTACATCATGCATACTTTCGAATTCAATTAATGCACGGGCGCTCAGCTATTTATTATAATGGCATGTGATTTCATCCCAGGAAATAAGAGTGCTTCTAATGCGAGGCAATCACGGCGTACTTGTGAAATTGCTCACAGACAAGAACTAACAACAGAGCAAATCGAAGCAAGCCGTGCAAGGTATAGGGCACGTTATGCAAATATGACACCAGAGCAAAGACAAGCAAGACGTGATCGTGATAAGGCTAGATACGCATTACGTCGCAACACCCcagaaaaaattgaaataatGCGCATGCATCAGAGGGTGCATTATGCAAATGTGACGCCCGAAGACAAGCAAGCAAAGAGAGATCGCGAAAAAGCATTGAAAGATTTGTGCCGCAACACTCTAAGCCAAGATTCCATTGCCATGCAGAACCCAATGTATGTCCCTGAGGTTGTGCCACTCACTGTGGATGCATCCGGTCCACATGGATCCACAGTCACACGTGATTGGTCGACTCCTGCGGTCACAGGTACCCCTATTTACATCCAGTCAGCTTGTGATCAGATGCCGGACGTGGAGATTCCCAATATGGCTGCCAGTCAAAGATCACGTATACAACGCGTAACACCTCGAGAAAGGCAAGCATTGTTAGCCCGTCGTAACGAGCACTTTGCAAAAACGCCAACAAAGAAACGGTCTGACTTGACACAAGAAAGTCCAACTGTATGTGCAGAAGACATCAATGGTTCAGAACCTCCAACACAATCAATCCTCATTAACAACGGTAATGTTCGTACTTGCATTTAGCTTTCACCAAATTCCAATACAAAATATAGATCCTTAAGTACAGTACTCGTGTTGTATTGACAGAAGATACCCCTGCAACCCCTGATACTAACAACGTCGCCACGCCTCCAACACGGCCACCAGTTAACGACGATGGTAGTTTCCTTGACTGTATTCATTTTATATTTCAAATGAAATTCAGACcctcataaaaatttatatTACCGTGACaggtgatgatgatggcgtCATATTCGAGGAGGACTCCGAAGATGAGGAGGGCTACATGTTCGGTGGTCAAGGTACTTTTGATATTTTTCATCTTGTGTCCATATCTTGTATAGCCTTATCTAACTATGATGCTAAAAATATCTTCAGACAGGGATATCAACGAGGATGTCAAATTCGATCAAGCTGACGACGACTCTGCCTCTATCTCTAGCGTACCTGATACGTACGACCACGTGTACAGCAATATACCCCCAGCCACGCACATGCTAAAGCCTGTTGAAAACTGCCAATATTGCAATGCAAAGAAGTTTGAGCATGAGACAAAGGGGTTCTGCTGCCGTAATGGAAAAATTAAATTATCCACCACAGATACACCACCCGAGCTCATGAGGCTTTGGTCGAGTGCAGATGCTGACGCTAGGCACTTTCGTGACAACATTAGGTTTTTCAATGGTCATTTCTCATTCACGTCACTTTACTGTCATCTTGACAGTGAGACCACTGATATGAGAAAACATGGTATCTACACGTTTCGTGCCCACGGCCAAATGTACCATAACATACGGTCGTTCGGTAGAGATGGTTCGGAACCCAAGCACCTGGAGCTTTACTTCTACGATGATGATCccagtctagagcttcggtatCGCCGCTGCCGCG from Phragmites australis chromosome 8, lpPhrAust1.1, whole genome shotgun sequence includes:
- the LOC133927375 gene encoding uncharacterized protein LOC133927375 isoform X1, whose product is MASSKRGGGRSPFKDLTNTPNTAGDNNSNVGGSTTSDTQPPLVDARERKRQRDRDRYVLKKDEILKKRREAYRRKKAEAAFVDVDKHQSVTFQNDQMGSGQSALPELGCTPNARGIPNVVTESCTPISGTTKSTFFEQPTACNKENMPPGESSYWESLAHAGDFPIPSGDIHGLDNIMELTLTPSGSLGNKSASNARQSRRTCEIAHRQELTTEQIEASRARYRARYANMTPEQRQARRDRDKARYALRRNTPEKIEIMRMHQRVHYANVTPEDKQAKRDREKALKDLCRNTLSQDSIAMQNPMYVPEVVPLTVDASGPHGSTVTRDWSTPAVTGTPIYIQSACDQMPDVEIPNMAASQRSRIQRVTPRERQALLARRNEHFAKTPTKKRSDLTQESPTVCAEDINGSEPPTQSILINNEDTPATPDTNNVATPPTRPPVNDDGDDDGVIFEEDSEDEEGYMFGGQDRDINEDVKFDQADDDSASISSVPDTYDHVYSNIPPATHMLKPVENCQYCNAKKFEHETKGFCCRNGKIKLSTTDTPPELMRLWSSADADARHFRDNIRFFNGHFSFTSLYCHLDSETTDMRKHGIYTFRAHGQMYHNIRSFGRDGSEPKHLELYFYDDDPSLELRYRRCREEQYQQDKDVIRKLVGILRGNSYSEQLRSMGQVQDLDDYRVTLNLDHRLDQRTYNVPATSEVAIVWVEGSER
- the LOC133927375 gene encoding uncharacterized protein LOC133927375 isoform X2, which gives rise to MASSKRGGGRSPFKDLTNTPNTAGDNNSNVGGSTTSDTQPPLVDARERKRQRDRDRYVLKKDEILKKRREAYRRKKAEAAFVDVDKHQSVTFQNDQMGSGQSALPELGCTPNARGIPNVVTESCTPISGTTKSTFFEQPTACNKENMPPGESSYWESLAHAGNKSASNARQSRRTCEIAHRQELTTEQIEASRARYRARYANMTPEQRQARRDRDKARYALRRNTPEKIEIMRMHQRVHYANVTPEDKQAKRDREKALKDLCRNTLSQDSIAMQNPMYVPEVVPLTVDASGPHGSTVTRDWSTPAVTGTPIYIQSACDQMPDVEIPNMAASQRSRIQRVTPRERQALLARRNEHFAKTPTKKRSDLTQESPTVCAEDINGSEPPTQSILINNEDTPATPDTNNVATPPTRPPVNDDGDDDGVIFEEDSEDEEGYMFGGQDRDINEDVKFDQADDDSASISSVPDTYDHVYSNIPPATHMLKPVENCQYCNAKKFEHETKGFCCRNGKIKLSTTDTPPELMRLWSSADADARHFRDNIRFFNGHFSFTSLYCHLDSETTDMRKHGIYTFRAHGQMYHNIRSFGRDGSEPKHLELYFYDDDPSLELRYRRCREEQYQQDKDVIRKLVGILRGNSYSEQLRSMGQVQDLDDYRVTLNLDHRLDQRTYNVPATSEVAIVWVEGSER